The proteins below come from a single Roseiflexus sp. RS-1 genomic window:
- a CDS encoding HEPN domain-containing protein gives MSNLRQPNGDDYPEAARKHLDDAQALLETARYDGSGYHAGYVVECALKTLLQIGSAPRWGHDLSAISVQVAALATGGSPHTARYIPNPPPGIAYANPPAGWKETMRYRAPGDLTWQQAQDWLTEAERVYRQTVQQMWMDGVIR, from the coding sequence ATGTCTAACTTGCGTCAACCCAATGGCGATGATTATCCCGAAGCGGCGCGTAAACACCTGGACGATGCGCAGGCGTTGCTGGAAACCGCCCGCTACGACGGCTCCGGGTATCACGCAGGCTATGTTGTTGAGTGTGCGCTCAAAACGCTGTTGCAGATTGGCAGCGCTCCGCGGTGGGGGCACGACCTGAGCGCGATCAGCGTCCAGGTTGCGGCGCTGGCAACCGGCGGCAGTCCGCACACGGCGCGTTACATCCCCAATCCGCCACCGGGCATCGCCTACGCCAACCCGCCTGCCGGTTGGAAAGAGACCATGCGCTACCGCGCGCCGGGCGACCTCACATGGCAGCAGGCGCAGGACTGGCTCACAGAAGCCGAACGTGTGTACCGACAAACGGTGCAGCAGATGTGGATGGATGGAGTGATTCGATGA
- a CDS encoding peptidoglycan recognition protein family protein yields MTTQDATTGMPPMIGRCLTIPQWLDYVARYQFGQLTPSKVVLHHTWRPTVQQWRGLASMQGMQRYYAGKGWTSAPHIYVAPDGIWLFTPMKDIGIHAGPGNGSLKAGWYSIGVEMVGDYDRERPSGAVWDGTKAVLGGLSRRLGIAPATLIAFHRDYSKKSCPGWAVTKEWVIGEVNAWLNNVAPPPPPPPGPIGPIPPDVEELAEALLDQSYARRGEGYNSSWAFHQFAVENNLGFPTAKSQRLTHGGKTYNYQPFARDTLFCEVPNWGEVQRLSQLLAGSIPPPGTLGRALLDATYATGGSPFRPDWAFHQYAIAGQTLGPPLEPSKTLVVDGVSYSYQVFATDTIFNRGTEWQNIQRLSALANTTNPTQAKVRDALLNATYAAAGQQYRPDWAFHQLARTWNLGAPLGKTDPITVGGKQYNVQVYATDTLYNIVPNWSDVKRLSAIFSPQQTLLAAPTPVAALLSPGAVLAPEWDTFYIRRFTVAGRAPSAYGSRSGSKIRLIVLHGDEGPALRSLEQMAMPGAASMTHYYVAADGAIYQLLDDEFAAFHSGIAYWNGARRNINRSSIGIALERPNHGYTDASRRALAWLIARLRARYDIPPSGVVRWGDMAPSAANDLADLPRDWYRGD; encoded by the coding sequence TTGACCACACAAGACGCTACGACCGGCATGCCCCCAATGATCGGACGCTGCCTGACGATTCCACAATGGCTCGACTATGTCGCCCGCTATCAGTTCGGGCAGTTGACTCCATCGAAGGTGGTGCTCCACCACACCTGGCGCCCGACGGTGCAACAGTGGCGCGGGCTTGCGTCTATGCAGGGCATGCAACGCTACTATGCTGGCAAGGGATGGACTTCCGCGCCCCACATTTATGTTGCCCCCGACGGAATCTGGCTGTTTACGCCGATGAAAGACATCGGCATCCATGCCGGTCCCGGCAATGGCAGCCTGAAAGCAGGATGGTACTCGATCGGCGTCGAAATGGTTGGCGACTACGACCGTGAGCGACCGTCCGGCGCGGTATGGGATGGAACGAAAGCAGTACTCGGCGGGCTTTCACGTCGTCTGGGGATCGCCCCCGCGACACTGATCGCTTTCCACCGCGACTACAGCAAGAAGAGTTGTCCGGGATGGGCCGTCACCAAAGAATGGGTGATCGGCGAGGTCAACGCCTGGCTGAACAATGTCGCGCCGCCGCCCCCTCCGCCACCTGGTCCGATCGGTCCGATCCCGCCTGATGTCGAAGAACTCGCCGAGGCGTTGCTCGACCAGAGTTACGCCCGTCGCGGTGAGGGGTACAACAGCAGTTGGGCGTTTCATCAGTTTGCGGTTGAGAACAATCTGGGCTTCCCAACCGCCAAAAGTCAGCGGTTGACGCACGGCGGGAAGACGTACAATTACCAGCCGTTCGCGCGGGATACGCTCTTCTGTGAAGTGCCGAACTGGGGTGAGGTGCAACGACTCTCACAATTGCTCGCCGGTTCCATTCCGCCTCCCGGAACCCTCGGGCGTGCATTGCTCGATGCGACCTACGCGACTGGCGGTTCGCCGTTTCGCCCCGATTGGGCATTTCACCAGTACGCGATTGCCGGTCAAACGCTAGGTCCGCCGCTGGAACCGAGCAAAACACTGGTTGTGGATGGGGTTTCCTACAGTTACCAGGTCTTCGCCACCGATACGATTTTCAACCGCGGCACAGAATGGCAAAACATTCAGCGTCTCAGCGCCCTTGCCAACACCACAAACCCGACGCAGGCGAAGGTGCGCGATGCGCTGCTCAACGCCACCTACGCCGCTGCAGGACAGCAGTACCGTCCCGATTGGGCGTTCCATCAACTGGCGCGTACATGGAACCTGGGTGCACCGCTCGGCAAAACCGATCCGATCACGGTTGGCGGCAAGCAGTACAACGTTCAGGTGTACGCTACCGATACGCTCTACAACATCGTGCCGAACTGGAGCGACGTGAAACGCCTCAGCGCCATTTTCAGTCCGCAGCAGACGCTGCTTGCTGCGCCGACGCCGGTTGCGGCGCTCCTTTCGCCCGGCGCGGTTCTCGCGCCGGAGTGGGACACATTCTACATCCGGCGGTTTACAGTCGCCGGGCGCGCGCCGAGCGCGTATGGCAGTCGCAGCGGCTCGAAGATCCGCCTGATCGTGCTGCATGGCGATGAAGGACCGGCGCTCCGGTCGCTTGAACAGATGGCGATGCCCGGCGCAGCCTCGATGACGCACTACTATGTCGCCGCCGACGGCGCGATCTATCAGTTGCTCGATGATGAGTTTGCCGCGTTTCACAGCGGTATCGCGTACTGGAATGGCGCGCGCCGCAACATCAATCGCAGCAGTATTGGCATTGCCCTCGAGCGCCCGAACCATGGGTATACCGACGCATCACGCCGCGCTCTGGCGTGGCTGATCGCTCGTCTGCGCGCACGGTACGACATCCCGCCATCCGGCGTTGTTCGTTGGGGAGATATGGCGCCGTCTGCGGCGAACGATCTCGCCGATCTTCCCAGGGATTGGTATCGAGGGGATTGA
- a CDS encoding CHAT domain-containing protein encodes MPVDFNKLSLAPINACVVAEETASLWQIYAMLPPKRDDRLYRFVVTPLADGTFIVARWIEVEEIVHRLLRYDDVRDWTLVDLANYTPPSDYVEPDDHIAAKLATIPLANLIQRLKPAPALDRQAHTTHQARTARDDHPGRRVVVLDNSVIYGVVFEEPLMSGDVAADPFAQPALRMAAPSDEPTYLPETADMIYAEAAPPESQVDGIGGETADVSEPERSASALLNTLGGSGSQDDRVFNLWIEQRLVQEAEIVGGGRTLTRVVPPNEALSVGGMYTVNVNVAAPLASARVRSGGVEQAEEMTTAPQIEVDVRLVADVGYFKVYGIPQQKIIFPRGGVSKNLASFTIEPLKQGVGEITAILSLNQKPFQKIVAQVAIGDTALAALPAEPVRASGLTLAAAATTMSNPRAYPPETDASLVIIRETTGYTFLLSLGSGYTVARLNLAEKEIVDAIRRARAGFLDKIVKKLDPSRNVYAYQLKDTTIPEAIHQEVLRDLRQIGDLLFRALFFAPGSGDQGREMGHLLRATTAERELRINVIAERFAFPWSLIYALPFKPTDPVDPNGFWGYRHIIEYTPQFSARQPTAFAPEIRAGDRLHFGFVFDQTIDAQFNAPIIGEQRQTLPGIGGVTVTEYDTRDKFLDLLSRSQDVPHIIYFYGHAVSRSPGEKDAATGIEYGLGDSYLSINGEAVTLDEMNLYAGLDLDRFDSAPLVILNACESAELSPELYNGLVPYLIGRGARGVIGTEVLMPAYFAAEFAPVLLRRFAAGNTRLGDLLRDLRREYLREKRNVLPLIYALYSNAELIVTRNG; translated from the coding sequence GTGCCTGTTGATTTCAACAAACTCTCTCTGGCGCCGATCAACGCCTGCGTTGTCGCTGAAGAGACGGCATCGCTCTGGCAGATCTATGCGATGCTGCCGCCGAAGCGCGATGATCGTCTCTACCGCTTCGTCGTCACGCCGCTTGCCGATGGGACGTTCATTGTTGCACGCTGGATCGAGGTCGAAGAGATCGTCCATCGGTTGCTGCGCTACGATGATGTGCGCGACTGGACGCTCGTCGATCTGGCGAACTACACACCGCCGTCCGACTACGTCGAGCCGGACGACCATATTGCCGCGAAACTGGCAACCATTCCGCTTGCGAACCTGATCCAGCGCCTGAAACCTGCGCCCGCTCTGGATCGCCAGGCGCACACCACCCACCAGGCGCGCACCGCACGCGACGATCATCCCGGCAGGCGCGTTGTTGTGCTGGACAACAGCGTCATCTACGGCGTTGTCTTTGAAGAACCACTCATGTCTGGCGATGTCGCTGCCGATCCATTTGCGCAACCAGCACTCAGAATGGCTGCTCCGAGCGACGAACCGACATATCTGCCTGAAACGGCTGACATGATATATGCGGAAGCGGCGCCTCCTGAGTCGCAGGTTGATGGTATTGGGGGAGAAACGGCAGACGTGAGCGAACCGGAGCGCTCCGCTTCAGCCTTGCTGAACACTCTCGGCGGTTCAGGGTCGCAGGATGATCGGGTGTTCAATCTCTGGATCGAACAGCGGCTCGTGCAGGAAGCGGAGATTGTCGGCGGCGGCAGGACCCTGACGCGCGTCGTGCCGCCCAACGAGGCGCTGAGCGTTGGCGGTATGTACACGGTCAACGTGAATGTCGCCGCGCCGCTTGCCAGCGCCCGCGTGCGATCAGGAGGCGTCGAGCAGGCGGAAGAGATGACAACCGCACCACAGATCGAGGTGGATGTGCGTCTGGTCGCCGATGTCGGATACTTCAAGGTGTACGGCATTCCGCAACAGAAGATCATCTTCCCGCGCGGCGGCGTCTCGAAGAACCTCGCCAGTTTCACAATCGAACCGCTGAAGCAGGGGGTTGGCGAGATTACCGCAATCCTTTCACTCAATCAAAAGCCATTTCAGAAGATCGTTGCGCAGGTGGCGATTGGCGATACAGCCCTGGCAGCGTTGCCTGCCGAACCGGTGCGCGCCAGCGGGCTGACCCTCGCCGCCGCCGCAACGACGATGAGCAATCCTCGCGCCTATCCCCCGGAGACCGATGCAAGCCTGGTTATTATTCGCGAGACTACCGGCTATACCTTCCTCCTTTCGCTGGGAAGCGGGTACACCGTTGCGCGCCTGAACCTGGCGGAAAAAGAGATCGTCGATGCAATCCGCCGGGCGCGCGCCGGTTTTCTCGACAAAATCGTCAAAAAACTCGATCCATCACGCAACGTCTATGCCTATCAACTCAAAGATACGACGATCCCGGAGGCGATCCATCAAGAGGTGCTACGCGATCTGCGGCAGATCGGCGATCTGCTGTTCCGCGCGCTGTTCTTCGCCCCCGGCAGCGGCGATCAGGGGCGCGAGATGGGGCATTTGTTGCGCGCCACCACCGCCGAACGCGAACTGCGCATCAACGTGATTGCTGAACGCTTCGCCTTCCCCTGGTCGCTGATCTATGCCCTGCCCTTCAAGCCGACCGATCCGGTCGATCCGAACGGCTTCTGGGGGTACCGCCACATTATCGAGTACACACCACAATTCAGCGCCCGGCAACCAACCGCATTCGCACCCGAAATCAGGGCAGGAGACCGGCTCCATTTTGGTTTCGTCTTCGATCAGACGATCGACGCGCAGTTCAATGCGCCGATTATCGGCGAGCAACGTCAGACTCTGCCCGGCATCGGCGGGGTGACCGTCACCGAATACGATACCCGTGATAAGTTCCTCGATCTCTTGAGCCGTTCCCAGGACGTGCCCCACATTATCTATTTCTACGGGCATGCCGTCAGTCGTTCACCGGGAGAGAAGGACGCAGCCACCGGCATCGAGTATGGGTTGGGCGACTCCTACCTGAGCATTAACGGCGAAGCGGTGACGCTCGACGAGATGAACCTGTACGCCGGACTTGACCTCGACCGGTTCGACAGCGCGCCGCTGGTGATCCTCAACGCCTGTGAGAGCGCCGAATTATCGCCAGAACTGTACAATGGTCTCGTTCCCTACCTGATCGGGCGTGGAGCGCGTGGCGTCATCGGCACGGAAGTGTTGATGCCCGCCTACTTCGCCGCCGAGTTCGCGCCTGTCCTGCTGCGCCGCTTTGCTGCTGGCAACACGCGCCTCGGCGATCTGCTCCGCGATCTGCGGCGCGAGTATTTGCGCGAGAAACGGAATGTGTTGCCGTTGATCTATGCTCTGTACAGCAACGCAGAACTGATCGTCACACGTAACGGGTAA
- a CDS encoding helix-turn-helix domain-containing protein, with protein MKTDLELPRLTSADLAERFGNDEAALRRYRMLVALLRERRSPGEVARTFGVSRESLRRLREAFRRGGLAALKSRKRGGGHLVRGSPLARALRQELAAEPGLPANVLWKRVQARLRDEGVVDVPRSTFYRLLARLRDEESDTGSSSATVRLVREALGSLPEDPPLTLGRSDLAKLVLADETDVQQRGRRLQTALRAAIEQLRPSDDAGPVLNDPRWRHYLIIAGEYEAGETRTDLQEMLALSASTYSRAKREALERLAALLPSAIEALPPLAPPVHLYTPPSVSVPGYEDEIDLYVSSLRRDGLALIWGDPDEAYNLAATLAAHLQSRGQKVIWHAAAPLDTEPRPGLRLLQTLAAALAAEGDDELWRYLAAPDATPLVWHLDILANTIGGRRWAVVVANTHWLTDSDAIQTLDVLTTAYEQREIRLTLAGRDLPLWADTERWPPLPGSTDQAAVREFLQRLTRRPSTASALPLSDVVRERTMQLLEALPIDQVAFLSPDERDRLIAALVPIERLLATLRGAAGHIPP; from the coding sequence ATGAAAACCGATCTCGAACTTCCCCGCCTCACCAGTGCTGATCTTGCTGAGCGCTTCGGCAATGATGAGGCGGCGTTGCGACGATACCGGATGCTTGTGGCACTGCTGCGTGAAAGACGTTCACCGGGAGAGGTGGCGCGCACCTTTGGCGTCAGCCGCGAAAGCCTGCGTCGGTTGCGCGAAGCGTTCCGGCGTGGCGGTCTGGCAGCGCTGAAGAGTCGCAAGCGCGGTGGAGGACATCTTGTGCGCGGCAGCCCGCTGGCGCGTGCCTTGCGCCAGGAACTCGCCGCTGAACCAGGGTTACCTGCGAATGTGCTCTGGAAGAGAGTGCAGGCACGGTTGCGCGATGAAGGAGTCGTCGATGTTCCGCGCAGCACCTTTTATCGACTGCTGGCGCGCCTGCGTGATGAAGAGAGCGACACCGGATCGAGCAGTGCCACTGTGCGTCTGGTGCGTGAGGCGCTTGGCTCGCTTCCTGAAGACCCGCCGCTTACGTTGGGACGTAGCGACCTGGCGAAGTTGGTGCTGGCGGACGAGACCGATGTGCAGCAACGTGGGCGTCGCTTGCAGACGGCACTGCGCGCAGCGATCGAACAACTCCGCCCATCAGACGATGCCGGTCCGGTTCTGAACGATCCGCGCTGGCGACACTACCTGATCATCGCTGGTGAATACGAAGCAGGAGAGACGCGCACCGATCTCCAGGAAATGCTGGCATTGAGTGCCAGCACCTATAGTCGCGCGAAACGCGAGGCGCTGGAACGACTGGCAGCGCTGTTGCCGTCCGCAATCGAAGCATTACCGCCGCTGGCGCCACCGGTTCACCTCTACACCCCTCCGTCCGTATCGGTTCCCGGTTACGAAGACGAGATCGACCTGTACGTGTCCTCCTTGCGACGTGACGGTCTGGCGCTCATCTGGGGCGATCCGGACGAGGCGTACAACCTGGCTGCCACGCTTGCAGCGCATTTGCAGAGCCGGGGGCAGAAGGTCATCTGGCACGCAGCTGCACCGCTCGACACCGAACCACGACCGGGATTGCGTCTGTTGCAAACCCTTGCAGCTGCGCTGGCAGCGGAAGGCGATGATGAACTGTGGCGGTACCTGGCAGCGCCGGACGCGACCCCGCTCGTCTGGCATCTCGACATACTCGCCAATACGATTGGCGGGCGACGCTGGGCGGTTGTTGTGGCGAACACGCACTGGCTGACCGATAGCGACGCCATTCAAACGCTCGACGTATTGACAACGGCATATGAACAGCGCGAGATCCGCCTGACGCTCGCCGGGCGCGATCTGCCGCTGTGGGCGGATACAGAGCGCTGGCCCCCGCTGCCGGGTTCGACCGATCAGGCGGCTGTCAGAGAATTTCTTCAGCGCCTGACGCGGCGCCCATCAACGGCCAGCGCGTTGCCCCTTTCCGATGTGGTGCGCGAACGCACGATGCAGTTGCTGGAAGCATTGCCGATTGATCAGGTCGCCTTCCTTTCGCCCGATGAACGCGACCGCCTGATCGCGGCGCTCGTCCCGATTGAGCGGTTGCTGGCAACGCTTCGTGGTGCAGCCGGTCATATACCGCCGTGA
- a CDS encoding DUF11 domain-containing protein, giving the protein MMLERRSLIKPGFVGLLAPFLFICLVIIARSVTASDQEPPPLVPTATPAVMPERTDVPVGPAPLVLTKSASTTTVIPGQSFTYTLHVTANREQARVEVRDMPDPGIEIVSTDSSTGSCSIASMVICTVQAGASKPAVITIVVRARNNVAPNTWLIGQALAQDDLNFTAASERVAVQVVAPPPVISAPVPRMPVPPDSASAPAERTPDQPAAPEPPAHTRREMRTAPSTVPQSPTAAPPLLSRAAAALSGAVEPVPPSTGAEMPDPGGAPESWLDLVVPRTP; this is encoded by the coding sequence ATGATGCTGGAAAGACGCTCCTTGATCAAACCCGGATTTGTCGGACTGCTTGCACCATTCCTGTTCATCTGTCTCGTCATTATCGCCCGAAGTGTGACGGCATCGGATCAGGAGCCACCGCCGCTCGTGCCGACAGCGACCCCAGCAGTAATGCCCGAACGAACAGACGTCCCGGTTGGACCGGCGCCATTAGTGCTGACGAAGAGCGCCTCAACCACCACCGTAATTCCTGGTCAGTCGTTCACCTACACGCTCCACGTTACCGCCAACCGCGAACAGGCGCGCGTCGAAGTGCGCGACATGCCTGATCCGGGGATCGAGATCGTCAGCACCGACAGTAGCACAGGCTCATGCTCGATTGCCAGCATGGTCATATGCACGGTGCAGGCGGGCGCGAGCAAACCCGCCGTCATCACGATAGTCGTGCGAGCGCGCAACAACGTGGCGCCCAACACCTGGTTGATCGGTCAGGCATTGGCGCAGGACGACCTCAATTTTACCGCAGCGTCCGAGCGTGTCGCAGTCCAGGTTGTCGCGCCGCCCCCCGTCATATCAGCGCCAGTCCCCAGGATGCCAGTGCCGCCCGACAGTGCATCAGCACCTGCCGAAAGGACGCCCGATCAGCCGGCTGCGCCGGAACCCCCTGCTCATACACGCAGAGAGATGAGAACGGCGCCGTCCACTGTTCCCCAATCACCAACTGCGGCTCCACCATTGTTATCACGCGCCGCAGCTGCATTATCGGGCGCCGTTGAGCCAGTGCCGCCATCAACTGGTGCGGAAATGCCCGATCCTGGCGGTGCTCCAGAGTCCTGGCTGGATCTGGTCGTTCCTCGCACCCCCTGA
- a CDS encoding glycosyltransferase family 4 protein, whose protein sequence is MKIVLLSAEYPPMPGGVGDYTRNLGTALLQRGHDVTVLTGVGGDPDGQQKVQVVRLPLRRWNWRCWYVVRRALVDLKPDILHIQYQTGAYGMHPAINLLPWRLRSWTNRPRIVATAHDLLPPYLFPKAGPIRNWVTRRLLIDADAAVATNEVDAALLQGWGAGQGRHVLAAIPIGANVTVAPPPAYDRQAWRARLGITPGKTLIAYFGLISRSKGIDTLVQALTHLPDTFRLLVIGGEATAPHDRAFAGEVLKQIADARLEDRVHTTGYCDEATVSAHLLASDLAALPFVDGASFRRGSLLATLAHGVPTITTPGAAALIDKTHVLLTPAGDAAALADAIALLASDPTLRARLSAGGAALAAQFSWEEIARRHEEVYREVVERKKAPR, encoded by the coding sequence ATGAAGATTGTGCTGCTGAGCGCCGAATACCCGCCGATGCCCGGCGGTGTTGGCGACTATACCCGCAATCTGGGGACGGCGCTCCTTCAGCGGGGGCATGACGTAACCGTACTGACCGGCGTCGGGGGCGATCCGGATGGGCAGCAGAAGGTGCAGGTCGTCCGATTGCCGTTGCGCAGGTGGAACTGGCGCTGCTGGTATGTTGTACGCCGTGCGCTGGTCGATCTGAAGCCGGATATTCTGCATATTCAGTATCAGACCGGAGCATACGGCATGCATCCGGCGATCAATCTGTTACCCTGGCGGTTGCGCTCATGGACGAATCGCCCGCGCATTGTGGCGACGGCGCATGATCTGCTGCCCCCCTATCTGTTTCCGAAGGCTGGTCCGATCCGCAATTGGGTTACGCGACGGCTCCTGATCGACGCCGATGCCGCAGTTGCGACGAACGAGGTTGACGCGGCGCTGCTACAGGGCTGGGGCGCGGGACAGGGACGTCATGTGCTGGCAGCCATCCCTATCGGCGCGAATGTGACCGTTGCGCCGCCGCCCGCCTATGATCGCCAGGCGTGGCGCGCACGTCTGGGCATCACACCGGGGAAGACGCTGATCGCCTATTTTGGTCTGATCTCGCGGAGCAAGGGGATCGACACGCTGGTGCAGGCGTTGACGCATCTGCCGGACACCTTTCGCCTGCTGGTGATCGGTGGTGAAGCGACAGCGCCCCACGACCGCGCCTTTGCCGGTGAGGTACTGAAGCAGATCGCTGATGCGCGGCTGGAAGATCGTGTTCACACAACCGGGTACTGCGATGAAGCGACGGTTTCAGCACACCTGCTGGCGTCTGATCTGGCTGCGTTGCCGTTCGTCGATGGCGCTTCGTTTCGCCGGGGGAGCCTGCTGGCGACGCTGGCGCACGGCGTGCCGACGATCACGACGCCCGGCGCCGCTGCTCTCATTGATAAAACCCATGTTCTGCTGACGCCTGCGGGAGATGCTGCGGCGCTGGCTGATGCCATTGCGCTGCTGGCGAGCGACCCGACGTTGCGGGCGCGTCTGAGCGCCGGTGGCGCAGCGCTGGCAGCACAGTTTTCCTGGGAAGAGATCGCCCGACGACACGAGGAGGTGTACAGGGAAGTGGTCGAGCGGAAAAAAGCGCCCCGGTGA
- a CDS encoding MFS transporter, translating to MERKWWALLAVATGVFMSTIDGSIVNIALKTLQESFGAGLHEVEWVVLAYLLGITCLLPGMGRLGDMIGKRSVYLIGFVVFTISSALCGLAWSIGALVGFRVLQAIGAAMIQGVGAALLVEAFPPSQRGQALGYIGTAVAAGILTGPVLGGALIDAVGWQAIFFVNIPIGIAAIALILYALPSDRTHTTQRFDLVGAALLGIGLLLVLLALTEGQVWGFDDWRTLAALGSGSALLVCFVWWEYRASAPMIDLRLFRTPAFSFSLMAAFLIFLAGAFNFLLIPYYLQKALGYSPQTTGLTLIASPLILSLVSPISGRLSDRFGARWLGIIGLTLTAAGLLSMATLTTDSSQMDVVLRLMLIGAGFGLFQSPNNSLIMGSVARANLGVAGSLLAVMRTLGQTTGVAIAGAIWAIRVTAAAGQQYEPITAAPPFALVAGMHDAMLVAAFLAALAIVPTLVRGQHSGEQQRDVVRPVKVEG from the coding sequence ATGGAACGCAAGTGGTGGGCGCTGCTGGCGGTGGCGACTGGCGTGTTCATGAGTACGATCGATGGCTCGATCGTCAACATTGCACTCAAAACGTTGCAGGAGTCGTTTGGCGCCGGATTGCACGAAGTCGAATGGGTGGTGCTGGCATATTTGCTGGGAATTACCTGTTTGCTGCCGGGTATGGGGCGTCTGGGCGATATGATCGGCAAACGGAGCGTCTACCTGATCGGTTTCGTCGTGTTCACCATCAGTTCGGCGTTGTGTGGTCTGGCGTGGAGCATCGGCGCACTGGTCGGGTTTCGCGTGTTGCAGGCAATCGGCGCTGCAATGATCCAGGGCGTTGGCGCGGCGCTGCTGGTGGAAGCTTTCCCGCCCTCTCAACGTGGACAGGCGCTCGGTTATATCGGCACGGCGGTTGCTGCCGGCATCCTGACCGGTCCAGTGCTGGGCGGCGCGCTGATCGATGCAGTTGGGTGGCAGGCGATCTTTTTCGTCAATATCCCAATCGGCATTGCCGCAATTGCGTTGATATTGTACGCGCTTCCCTCCGACCGCACGCATACCACGCAACGGTTCGATCTGGTCGGCGCAGCGCTGCTGGGTATCGGGCTGCTGCTCGTGCTGCTGGCATTGACCGAGGGGCAGGTCTGGGGCTTCGATGACTGGCGCACACTGGCGGCGCTGGGAAGCGGCAGCGCGTTGCTGGTCTGTTTTGTGTGGTGGGAATATCGCGCGTCGGCGCCGATGATCGACCTCCGCCTCTTTCGCACGCCAGCCTTCAGTTTCAGTTTGATGGCAGCCTTTCTGATCTTTCTGGCAGGCGCTTTCAATTTCCTTCTGATCCCCTACTATCTGCAAAAGGCGCTCGGATATTCGCCGCAAACAACCGGATTGACCCTGATCGCTTCACCGCTGATCCTGTCCCTCGTATCGCCGATCAGCGGGCGATTGTCGGATCGGTTCGGCGCGCGCTGGTTGGGGATCATCGGTCTGACGCTGACTGCTGCCGGTTTGTTGAGTATGGCAACCCTCACGACCGACAGTTCACAAATGGATGTGGTGCTGCGCCTGATGCTGATCGGCGCCGGTTTCGGTCTGTTCCAATCGCCGAACAACAGTCTGATCATGGGAAGCGTTGCGCGGGCGAACCTGGGCGTTGCGGGAAGCCTGCTGGCGGTTATGCGCACGCTTGGGCAGACAACCGGGGTTGCGATTGCCGGAGCGATCTGGGCAATACGGGTAACTGCGGCAGCCGGACAGCAGTACGAACCGATCACCGCCGCTCCGCCGTTTGCGCTGGTCGCCGGTATGCACGATGCCATGCTGGTCGCAGCGTTCCTGGCGGCGCTGGCGATTGTGCCGACACTGGTGCGTGGGCAACACTCCGGGGAGCAGCAGCGTGACGTGGTGCGCCCGGTGAAGGTGGAAGGGTGA